Sequence from the uncultured Draconibacterium sp. genome:
GTCTCACTACTCATGTCTAATAATCTATTTCTCTAATAACAAAAAAGGGACTTGCCCTACGAATACGACAAATCCCTTTTCAGTTTATAACAGAAAAAATACGCAGCATTCCGTGTTTCCATTTTCACATTACGCCAGTGCCATTCTTTTCCGTATATGTTATTCTTATACATCTCTTTAAATCTACAGTACGTAAAGCTAATTAATATTTTTTTTTGAAAAAATATTTCAGATTCTTTAACGCTTTGGTGTGTGCAAGGAAGTTGGGATTTAATTGGATTTGGATATCTGCAAATAATCACAATTTGGACGTCACCCTGAACTTGTTTCAGGGTCTTCATTTCAAATGGCTTGTAATTAAATGAGAAAGATGCTGAAACGAGTTCAGCATGACGCACTACATACTAACTATGACATTGAAAGGATGTTTTTATTGGATAATTCATTTGTCCAGGCGGACAAAATTTTCAACTTTTACACTCAAATTATTTCACGATGAAAAAGACAAATGCAGCCCGTTTACTCGACAGCAAAAAGATAGCGTATGAGTTGGTTGAATACCATGTTGATGAGGCGGATTTAAGCGCTACTCATGTTGCCGAATCGCTGGGGCAGAATGTTGAGCAGGTTTTTAAAACCCTGGTTTTAAAAGGGAAGAACACGGGGGTGTTTGTAGCTGTTATCCCCGGAGCAGCCGAACTAAATTTGAAAAAGGCGGCAAAAATATCGGGGAATAAAAGCGTGGAAATGGTGCTGATGAAAGAACTGCTGGGACTCACCGGATACATCCGTGGAGCATGTTCGCCAATGGGAATGAAAAAACCATACCCAATCTTTATTCACGAAACCTGTTTGAATTTCGAATACATTTTTGTAAGTGCCGGAAAAAGGGGGATGCAGATAAAAATCAATCCAAAGGACCTGATCGCCTGCACCGGGGCCCAGGTTTCCGACCTGATTGATTAATGTCTTTCGTAAAGACAGATACTCTTTTTTCAACCCCTCATTCGTCAGCCGACGAAAGCTCCCCTCAAGCGGGGAACAAGCAGTGAATATTCTTTCTGCTTTCCGTTAAAGCTTCTTACTTTACCTTGCAGATGTTTCCCCTCGTGAGGGGAAATGGCGACAGTCAAAGGGGTAACGATAACCATATCAGTAAACGCTATAGTGCATTTTTTACTTAATAATGGAGATTTAAAGCCAATACAGCCCCTTCAGTATTAATTTTTTAACCGCAACGAATTTTATTTTTTTACTTTCCCCACTAATCTCTATTTTTGCACTCACTTAAAAATTATATGCTTTGCGCAATGCGCTTAGTAAAAAGACAAATGAAACGAGTCCCGATTGATAGGGACGAGTTCCATCTTATACCTTAGGAAAAAAACAATTTTAATAAGATGAATAAACCGACAGTTGTTAGCGGTATACGACCGACAGGATATTTGCACCTCGGAAACTATTTTGGAGCCGTGCAAAACTTCTTAAAAATGCAGGACGATTTTAACTGCTACTTTTTTATTGCAGATATTCACTCGTTAACCACGCATCCAACGCCTGAGAATTTGCAGTCGGGTGTGCGCCAGGTGCTTGCCGAATATTTGGCTTGTGGTATCGATCCTGAAAAATCAACGATATTCATTCAGAGTGATGTTCCTGAGGTTTCGGAATTGTATGCTTTATTAAATATGAATGCCTATTTGGGCGAACTGGAGCGTACAACGTCGTTCAAAGATAAAGCCCGTCAGAATCCGGATAATGTAAATGCCGGACTGCTGACTTATCCGGTTTTAATGGCTTCGGACATTATTATTCATAAAGCACATTTTGTGCCGGTTGGAAAAGACCAGGAGCAAAACCTGGAGATGGCGCGCAAATTTGCCAAACGTTTTAACCGCATGTACAAAACCGATGTGTTCCCTATTCCTCGTCCGTATACTTTTGGTGGCGGCGACATGATTAAAGTTCCGGGACTGGATGGCAGCGGAAAAATGGGAAAATCGGAAGGTAATGCCATTAACCTTTACGAAGACCCAAAATCGATCCGTAAAAAAGTGATGCGTGCGGTTACCGACTCAGGCCCAACAGAAATGAATCAGGAAAAACCGGAAGCTGTTCAGAACTTATTTACGCTTTTGGATATTGTTTCTACACCTGATACAGTGGCGCATTTCGATGAGTTGTACAACAAATGCGAAATCCGTTACGGCGATCTGAAAAAACAACTGGCCGAAGATATTATTGCTTACACATCGCCAATCCGCGAGCGTATTATTGATATTCTGCAAGATGATGCTTACCTGGCAAAAGTGGCTAAAATGGGTGCCGAAAAAGCTCAGGAGTCAGCTGCAAAAACATTGCAGGAAGTGAAGGATGTAATCGGTTTTAAGAAGTTATTTTAAAACACAAGTAAAGGACGTCATGCTGAACTTGATTCAGCATCTGAACAATGGCAGATCCCGAAACGAGTTCGGGATGACGCATCAGAACAATCAAAATGAGTATAGAAAGAGAATTGCAAAAACGCACTTCGGTTTGTGAATTATGCGGATCGGAAGATAACCTGGGTGTTTTTACCGTACCGCCGGCAACACAGGAAAGCGAAAAAGACAGTATTTATATTTGTGCAACCTGCTCGGGTCAGATCAATGAGCCGGAAACGATGGATGCCAACCACTGGCGCTGTTTGAATGATAGTATGTGGAGCACTGTACCTGCTGTTCAGGTGGTGGCCTGGAGAATGTTAAACCGACTGAAAGCTGAAGGCTGGCCGCAAGACCTGCTCGATATGCTTTACCTCGACGAAGAAACCAAGGAGTGGGCCGAAGCAACCGGCGAAGGAATTGATCCGGATGATGTGGTAAGACACCTCGACAGCAACGGCGCTGTTTTACAGGCCGGCGATACGGTTGTATTGATTAAAGACCTGAACGTTAAAGGTGGAGGATTTACTGCGAAACGCGGAACGGCCGTTCGTAATATTTCGCTGGTACACGATAACCCGGAACATATTGAAGGAAAAGTAAATGGCCAGCAGATTGTTATTCTTACACAGTATGTAAAGAAGAACTAGAAAGAATTTATTCCACTAAGAAAGATGCCATCTTTATTTACGTTATGTAGAAAGATGGCATCTTTGTTTTAGAGGCGTGATAGTCAAAACTGATAATGATGAACGTATTTGTAAATGAAGAAATAGCGGGCGCTTACGATGCCTATTATCAAACTACGGCAGGAAAAGAAATTGATGCGATAGAAGAAAAGCTTATTGTCGATGCGCTGAAAAAAGTGTCAAAAGGGAAAATGCTGGAACTGGGTTGTGGCACCGGTCACTGGACAGAGCTGTTTGTAAAAATGGGGTTTGAAGTTATTGCCACCGATATTTCGGATGCGATGTTGCGTCAGGCTATTGAGAAAAATCTGGATGCCGATATTTTAAAGGCCGATGCCGAAGAACTGCCATTTAAAAACGAAAGTTTTGATGTAGTGGCTTCGGTAACAATGATGGAGTTTGTAAATAGCAAAGAAGTGGTGTTGAACGAAATCTATCGTGTTTTAAAACCGGGAGCATATTTATTACTGGGTTGCCTGAATGGAAACTCGCATCTGGCAAAAAATACGGCTAACGATCCGGTATTCAAAAATGCAGCATTCTACGTTCCTGAAAGTTTAGAGAAAGATTTAATGAAGTTCGGAACGCCGGAGCTTACTAAAGGAGTGCATTTTGCTCCCGATTTCAAAGTGATGGACCGAACTGCTGAGAAAGATAATCACGAACCGGCTTTTATGGTAGCG
This genomic interval carries:
- the ybaK gene encoding Cys-tRNA(Pro) deacylase is translated as MKKTNAARLLDSKKIAYELVEYHVDEADLSATHVAESLGQNVEQVFKTLVLKGKNTGVFVAVIPGAAELNLKKAAKISGNKSVEMVLMKELLGLTGYIRGACSPMGMKKPYPIFIHETCLNFEYIFVSAGKRGMQIKINPKDLIACTGAQVSDLID
- the trpS gene encoding tryptophan--tRNA ligase, with protein sequence MNKPTVVSGIRPTGYLHLGNYFGAVQNFLKMQDDFNCYFFIADIHSLTTHPTPENLQSGVRQVLAEYLACGIDPEKSTIFIQSDVPEVSELYALLNMNAYLGELERTTSFKDKARQNPDNVNAGLLTYPVLMASDIIIHKAHFVPVGKDQEQNLEMARKFAKRFNRMYKTDVFPIPRPYTFGGGDMIKVPGLDGSGKMGKSEGNAINLYEDPKSIRKKVMRAVTDSGPTEMNQEKPEAVQNLFTLLDIVSTPDTVAHFDELYNKCEIRYGDLKKQLAEDIIAYTSPIRERIIDILQDDAYLAKVAKMGAEKAQESAAKTLQEVKDVIGFKKLF
- a CDS encoding PhnA domain-containing protein, whose translation is MSIERELQKRTSVCELCGSEDNLGVFTVPPATQESEKDSIYICATCSGQINEPETMDANHWRCLNDSMWSTVPAVQVVAWRMLNRLKAEGWPQDLLDMLYLDEETKEWAEATGEGIDPDDVVRHLDSNGAVLQAGDTVVLIKDLNVKGGGFTAKRGTAVRNISLVHDNPEHIEGKVNGQQIVILTQYVKKN
- a CDS encoding class I SAM-dependent methyltransferase — its product is MNVFVNEEIAGAYDAYYQTTAGKEIDAIEEKLIVDALKKVSKGKMLELGCGTGHWTELFVKMGFEVIATDISDAMLRQAIEKNLDADILKADAEELPFKNESFDVVASVTMMEFVNSKEVVLNEIYRVLKPGAYLLLGCLNGNSHLAKNTANDPVFKNAAFYVPESLEKDLMKFGTPELTKGVHFAPDFKVMDRTAEKDNHEPAFMVALVQKNK